In Pan troglodytes isolate AG18354 chromosome 20, NHGRI_mPanTro3-v2.0_pri, whole genome shotgun sequence, the genomic window TAAATAGAAAGGAGCAAATTCAAATTTGAACCATATTAAGATACATTAAGAGCAACTATTCATTCAAATACATCAGTAAGAGAGAAAGCGTGGAAAACCGGAGTGGGGGAAGAGGTTTTGATTCTGTACCCCCAGGAAAGTACATCAAGCcagagtatatataaaaaaaatttttaatattaaaaaaaaagaataatgtcaaacaaacagaaaaataatgaaaacacactTGAAACTGGGTGAAAAACTTGAATGGACCCTACACAAAAGAATGTAAACAAGTGACcgtaaaaaattattattattattatcattaatcttcaggtggagtcttgttctgtcacccaggctggagtgcagtggcacgatcttggctcaccgcaactctgccttctgggttcaagcgattctcctgcctcagcctcctgagtaggtgggattacaggctcccaccacgacgtccagctaatttttgtattttaagtagacacaggattttaccatgttgcccaggctggtcttgaacgcctgacctcaagtgatccacccgccttggcctcccaaattgctgagattacaggcacgagctactgcgcccggcctaaatgaCCGGCAAAATTGGAGCAAATGTTTAACCCTTTTAGCTTCAGGGaaatgctaaaaaaataaaaattacaataagatACTATTATATAGATATCAACTTAGCTAAAGGGAAAAACACAGAAACACCAAGTGCTGACTAGATTATGGAGGGACCAGTCTTTCCTGTAAGGATAGTGGGAGTTTAAATTGgaataaccactttggaaaactatatGCAAACATCTATTAAAGCTgtatagggccaggcatggtggtttatgcctgtaatcccagcattttgggaagcagaggtgggaggatcccttgagctcagtaGTCTAGAaccaacttggacaacataggaagaccttatctctacaaaaaaataaaaaataagcattgtCAGGCATGGcgatgcctgcctgtagtcccatctacttaggaggctgaagtgggaggatcacttgagcccaggagatcaaggctgtagtgagttgtgattgagctactgcactccagcctgggtgacagagcaagaccctgtctcaaaaacaaaagctgtaggctgggcacagtggcttacacctgtaatcccagcacttcaggaggctgaagcgcacggattacttgaggtcaggagtttgagaccagcctggccagcatggtgaaacctcctctctattgaaaatacaaaaaaattagccaggcatggtggcgtacgcctgtaatctcagctactcgggaggctgatgcgggagaattgcttgaacccagaggtggaggttgcggtgagacaagattgcgccagtgcactccagcctgggtgagagagagactgtctcaaaagaacaaacaggcggtggctcacgcttgtaatcccagcactttgggaggccgaggcaggcagatcacctgagatcaggaattcaagaccagccaggcaaacatggtgaaacaccatctccacaaaaatacaaaaattagctaggcctgatggtggatgcctgtaatcccagctagttgggaggctgaggcgggagaatcgcttgaacctgggaggtgagggttgcagtgagccgagatcgcgccactacactccagcctgggcaacagatcgatactccgtctcaaacaaacccCAAAAGCCGTATAAACGTCTACCCTCTTCCCTTGCACACAGCATTTATCTCAACATTGTACATGCGTGCCCACCAATTTCATGTTCTGAGGGGCACAGAACCTGCAGTCATAATAGCTCTTGTCAGAAACCAGCCAATGAACAGCAGGAGAATGAATAAATACTGGGGCATCTGCACCCATCGGATCTTCTCACAGCAATCAGAGCTCACAAATGACAAGCGGCACAACCTTAAGCCTTGATCTCTCAAAGCTGAGGTTAATCCAAACCCAAGACAGTGCATACCATGTGGTTCCCTACACGTGAAACAAAAACCAGCCAAACTAATCCTAGGTGCTGTTACAACAGAGGGTGCCTTCGTGGGAGGCAGGATGAGGTGGCGGGAAAAGGCACCTGGGGATGAATCCGCTATTCTATTCATTGATTTCAGTGCTGGGCATGAGTGCGTTCAGTTTGTGAAAGTTCATGAAGATGTACGTGTCTGATTTTTTGCACTTTGCTCTATGTAAGTTCTATGCCAATAACAATTGAGGAAAAGAGACTGAGATATAAACTTCCACTTATGGCCAATCTGTAGCAAACTTCCATCCCATAAAAGCAACCTCAGGAATACCGCCTTGTATACTGGGAATTTGCCGAAAGAGTAGATTTCAGCTACTCTTtctacacacacgtacacaaagGTAATTACATCAGGAGACAGATATGTTCCTTTGCTTCATTGTAGTAATCATTTCGCTACATATACGTGCATCAAAACATCATGTATgccttaaatacatacaattaaaaacaacacaggccgggcgtagtggctcatgcctgtaatcccagcactttgggaggccaaggcaggtggataacgaggtcaggagatcaagaccatcctgggtaacacggtgaaaccctgtctctactaaaaatacaaaaaatagcgggtatggtggtgggcacctgtagtcccagctacttgggaggcggaggcaggagaatggcatgaacctgggaggtggagcttgcagtgagctgagatagcgcccctgcactccagcctgagtgacagagcgagactctgtctcaaaacaaaacaatacaaaacaaaaaaaacaaaaaaaaaccccacacacctgggtgcagtggctcgcgcctctaatcgcagcactttgacaggccgaGAAAGGTGAattggttgaggccaggagttcgaggccagcctggccaacatgatgaaaccctgtttctactaaaaatgcaaaaattagccaggcatggtggtgggcacctgtaatctcagctacttgggaggctgaggtacatgaatcccttgaacctgggaggtggaggttgcagtgatctgagatcacgccactgcactccagccggggcgagagtgagaatttgtctcaaaacaaacaaacacccaacACCTGATAGATAAacagataaaaaaatacaatttctgcAGCCTTGGTCTCTGCAGTGACTACTCagttttttcttatgatttttcaCAATCTTTTCCTTGCGTAAATCCTCCTGGTTTGATTTTTGGGGATGCAGAGAAATACTGGCTATTTTGCCAATTTGGACCTGGGACTAGGAAGTTTAAGACACaattagggccgggtgcggtggctcacgcctgtaatcccagcactttgggaggccaaagcaggaggatcatgaggtcaggagctgagaccgtcctggctcacactgtgaaaccccgtctctactaaaaaatacaaaaaaaattagctgggcatgatggtgggggcctgtagttccagccactcgggaggctgaggcaggagaatggcgtgaacccaggagacagaacttgcagtgagctgagatcgcgccactgcactccagcctgggcgacagagtgagactccgtctcaaattaaaaaaaaaaaaaaaaaaagacacaattagCTTACAGATTTAATCATGTAGGGCAATTTCAAGGTACTGATGTCTCCCTCAGCACCTCAGCAAACTCCATTATACGGATGCAAATGATCCTGCCTGGGATCCAGACACCAGtccttttaaattttactgtGAAATTCAAATGAGCTGCAAAATCTGAGACcccctgaaatgacagaaatgtcCTCTTCTTGACTTAGAAACGAAGGActtagagttctttttttttttttttttttttttttttttttttttgagttagaatctggctctgtcatccaggctggagtgcagtggtgtgatctcagctcactgcaaattcagcctcccggattcaagcaattctcctgcctcagcctctcgagtcactgttattacaggtgcccaccaccaagcctagctaacttttgtatttttttttttttcgaaacagagtcttgctctgtagtgcaggctggagtgcactggtgcgatctcggctcactgcaacctctgcccgcccgggttcaagcaattatcctgcctcagcctcctgagtagctgggattacaggcacccgccaccacgcccagcgaatttttgtatttttagtagagatgaggtttcaccatgttggccaggctggtcttaaactcctgacctcaagtgatccaaccaccacggcctcctaaagtgctaggattacaggcgtgagccaccacactcggcctaatttttgtgtttttagtagagatggggtttcaccaagttggccaggctggtcacaaactcctgacctcaaacgatctgtccgcctcggcctcccaaagtgctgggataacaggtgtaaaCCACCCTGCCCTGGCAGGACTTGgagttcttcaaaataataataacaataaattctgtttgggaggctgaggtgggcagatcacttgaggtcaggacaagaccagcctggccaacatgatgaaaccctgactctaccaagaatacaaaaattagctgggcgtggctgggcgcggtggctcatgcctgtaatcccagcactttgggaggctgaggcaggtggatcacctgaggtcgggagtttgagaccagcctggccgacatggtgatacctcgtctctactaaaaaaaatacaaacaatagccggatgtggtggcaggcgcctgtaatcccagctacttggaacttggaaggctgaggcaggagaattgcttgaacctgggaggtggaggttgcagtgagccgagatcacgtcattgcactccagcctgggcaacagagcaagactccgtctcaaaacaaacaaacaaaaaaaaaaaaccaattaatTAAAATCATGGTAAACAGAAACTGACATGTACAGTGACATGTAAAGGTCTCCTTCCTCATCCCATAAAACCCAATTTCTCACCACAAAACCATCCACTCCTTACACCTGTTGCCTTTCAAATACTTTTATTAAAGAACTGGGGGGGAAGGGAAAAGTGTGACAATTCAGAGTAGGAATGAGGATGGGCATTAAAAGAAAGGGACCGAAAGCCCAGGACTGCGCTTCATCTACATGTCAGCATTTCTGCCCGCCTGGCCAGCCTGTCTGCCTGCAAGGCCTTGGCCAGTCTCTCCCTGGCTTTCTTCACCCTCCTGGCCTGTCTCCGGATATCTGCAGGAGTCACCAATTGGCCAGAGAGGGGCGGTGGGAGCTGACAACCCATTCCTGGGGTTGGCCCCCCTGCCACAGCTGGAAACTGCCCAGGGGTGGGCTCAAGCGGGCTGTGGACACGCTCAGCACCAGCTCTGTCCAGAGATTCACTGGCCGTCCCCGCTGCAAGGATACTTAAGACGCTCTCCAAATGCAGTGGACTTGAACCTTCTCCTTGGCTGCTGCAGGGCTGCAGGGCCTGCAGTCTCCGGTAGGCGCAGAGTTGCTGCGGCTTCTCCAGGTGCTCATCCCCTTTTCTGCGTCTGACCTGGTTGTCAGGATGAGACCTGATCCTCGTCACCGACCTCTGGAAGATGCAGCTGGTGAGTCTCATGGGGAGAGCAGACCTCGCAGCTCGTCTCCGATGGGCCTTGGCCATGTGGATTTCTCGTTTCTTCTGTAAAGCCCAGGGCATCATGTTTCTTTTGAGCTTCccctttcaaaagaaaagaaaatgtgaaatttcaACCAAATGGAGACAGGAGAAGATCAGCTGTGGGGGGCTTCTCTCAGCTCAGTGGAATCTTCCCACCAGCCTCTCTTTCTGGGGAAATGTGTctcaaatggcagtgtacatcCTCAGGGTTTGCTGAAGTCAGATATGTGGACCTGAACCCAAGTAAGTCTGGGGTGGACCCTAGAGTCTGCATTTCTCCGTGTGACCCTGATGCTGCTGGCAGGAGCTCCAGGTATTGACACTGGGTCCTGGGACCTCATCGGGCTGATGTGAGTCCAGGACTAAATGCTCAAGGTCATGACCCAGGGTCAGTTCCAGACCTtgtccctcctcatcctcctcagaGGACacccctctcttctcttccctgccaCTGTCAGCTACACAGATGCTGGTGCCTCCTAACCCATCCCCAACAGGACACCGGGATCCCAGACTTCCCTGTTCACCAAGACCTCACGCTTCTCTGTATCTCTTTCTGCTGTGCTTCAGGACACAACATCATTTTCATAGCTCCTTGACTCTCTGGTTTCCAAAGAAATCGTGCACTCGCCACCTTAAATACTCACTGCCACACCCAGATCCCACCTTCACCTGAACACCTCCTGCTCATGAAGAAAAACCTCAGAAACACCATGTTTGCCTTCTGTTTCTAAGAAGCTCAATTAACTAGAGTTCTACCATGAGAGAATCTTTTGATGACATACTGAGAAAGATGATCAAGCGCCTCCTAAGATTTGACGTCCTTTCTTGCTCTAACTCAATTGGAAGACTCTAGTCTCATAAAGCTGTTTCCCCCACAAACCTCATCAGTGCACTTTCCATTTTAAAGCCTTCGTTTCTgtccttctcatttcattttttgttgtcctGGCATAAAGATTAATACTACCCCTTACAGTACCCCTGGCATAAAGATTAATACTGACCCAAGATGTTCCCCTTTGGAGGGAAAATTATTTAGTCCCCTTAGTTACAGGGCACTTATGATGTGCCAAGCTGTGCAGGAGAACCCCTGATCCAGAAGTAAACTTCATAAATCACCACTCTGTAGATTTTCATCTTCGTGAGAAGGAAGACATAATAAACTCactaaaaacaaatttctggTGGAATATCAGATATAAGTAAGTTCCATGATGAAGAAGAAGGGAGTGACAGAGAGGGACGGAAGgaggagaaacagagaaacagaaaagaaattcacTACAATGAATCGTGACAGTGAGTTTAGGGAATAAGCAACTCATCATGAAATTTTACCAGagaactaattttttgtgttttttgtttttttaaaaaaacggaCCAAGCAATTTCTGGTTCAGGAGCTTTCCAGAGAGGGAGACAATTTGAAGACTGCAAGGCCAAATAATACTTCTTCCCTTTCCTAGTgatgttggatttttaaaaaaaaaatcaaaattattatcCCCATACAGTTTCATAGGCAAAAAtgagaatactatgaacattattcaacaaatattaacacCCGAGGTATAACTTTCCACAACATCCAGTTTTAAGAACAACCCACTGCTAACTGTAAAGCTgtcttacagaaagaaaaaggacacaTATGGACATTCCTGTAATCAATAAAAATCCCGTACTCACCAGAACAGGTGGGCTCGGAAAAGAGGTGAATGCAGGCACTCCCATAGCCGTAGAGTTTCTCTTGCTGACCCCACTCTTGAGATGCAGACAACCCTTGGCTTGCCGGAAAATGCAGTGACTTCTGCATCTGGTTCCcctttttatagagaaagcgaGTGATAATGCAATCAGTGGATAATCCACAGGGAACACCCTGTCTCCGCCCATTGGATTTGAGGCATTTCTAAATCTGTATACAGAAACCAATGTGGTGTTACCTACACAGAGTGTGAgtagagaaagaatttaatacgtgtgtgtgtgtgtgtggcggggtgGTATTTACAGTTAATATCAGCATTTTAGATATGTTTCCCTTTTTCTCCCAGTTTTCCAAACATCTTTGAATACTTTCTATAGAAATAGGAATGGAATTGTCTATGTACATCAATGTTCACGTAATATTTGatttaataacaaaaactaaAGACCATTTCAAtgttctttaagaaaagaaagccCAAAACTTTTATTCACAATCCTATAGAATATATCACACAGTTGTTGCAAAGAAATTACTACTTTGGCCGGGagaggtggcttacgcctataatcccagcactttgggagaccaaggcaggtagatcacctgaggtcaagagttcgagaccagcctggccaacatggtgaaaccccatttctactaaaaatacaaaacttaccctggtgtggtggcatgcacctgtaatcccagctactcgggaggctgaggcaggagaatcgcttgaacctgggaggcagaggttgcggtgagcggagatcgcaccactgcagctcagcatgggcgacagagtgagactccatctcaaaaaaaaaaaaaaaaaaaaagttctattttgTGCATTTACATTTCATATAATTACCAGTAAATTTGAAATTGTTTCAATCATCTCATTTTTCCTAGGTTTTGACTTAACTGACTCACATTCCTTTTGCCTTTACTTGACTGACTTTGAatcaaatatgtttattattttattgttatctcCATGAACTTGCTAGTTACAGCCATACAAATCTGTGTAGTTATGCTAATAATTAAATCCTATACTCTGATACAATTAATTACTTTAACCCCTCCCACAAAATGCGAATACTTTAGAAcacttttaattctctttttagcTGTTTCTGACTTTTGTATTACCATTCTCATGCATATTATTTCTACACATATGTTACTCTCCAGGAGACATTTCTAGTATTGCTTCATAAAGCAATATGCACTAATATTTACCTACAGATTATCTTGTGCATTCATCTTTATTCCTTTCTGCATTTCTAGCATTCAATCTGGGATTATTTCCCTGTGGACTTGAGAATTcattctagtattttttttctaattcaatgCTGCTAACAACTAATTGTTTTCCTTTACACTTTTATTTAGGCATCTTTATTTGGGGGCAATATTGCTGTGAGGTACGGGTGTCTGGTTTGACACATTTCTTTCAGCATATTAGAAATGGTGCCCCACTGATGTCTATCTCATTTTACCTGTGTTGAGATGTCAGCTGTCAGGCTTTTCCTTGCTTCTTTGGTTTCCACATTCTCTAAACTCTTTCTCGTTGTGGTTGGTTTGTAGGCCACAGTGTAGCTCATTATTGCTTCCTGTGTATTTCCTTTGCCTGGAGGGTGTGGAGTCAATTGCATCTGTGGGTTGATGTCTTTCATTGGTTTGGAAGGTGCATATGTCTCCTTCACTTCTGATATCCATTCTTGTCCAAGTTCTCTCTACTCTTCTTTTAATCACATCCCACTTGTCTCTGAATTTTCCAATGTTGTTCATGCTTTGGTGGGAATATTTGCTCTTGAACCTTGTTCCACTTTGCTAATCTACCTTTTTTCTGGGTTCagtctcattttaattttccttccttcattccttccttccttcctttctttctttctctttctttatttctttcttttctctcttttctttggagatggggtctcactctgtcacccaggctggagagcagtggcgggatctcagctcactgcaacctctgcctcctgggttcaatgattctcctgcttcagcctcccaagtagctgggactataggcacatgccaccacacccagcttatttttgtattttttgtggagacggggtttcaccatgttggccagggtggtctcgaactactgacctcaagtgatgcacctgccttggcctctcaaagtgctaggattacaggcgtgagccaccgtgcctggcctaatttcttATACTCTTAGTTTCAGTTCTAAGTATACAACACAGTAAATAGCTTTAATTAAAAACTAGGTAGAAGAACAGCTTCACAGTCAATGAGGAGACAATCTTCCTTCTTGATACAATGAAACTCTAAATAGAAAGGAGCAAATTCAAATTTGAACCATATTAAGATACATTAAGAGCAACTAATCATTCAAATACATCAGTAAGACAGAAAGCGTGGAAAACCGGAGTGGGGGAAGAGGTTTTGATTCTGTACCCCCAGGAAAGTACATCAAGCgagagtatatataaaaaaaaattttaatatttaaaaaaaaagaataatgtcaaacaaacagaaaaataatgaaaacacactTGAAACTGGGTGAAAAACTTGAATGGACCCTAcacaaaagaatataaacaagTGACcgtaaaaaattattattattattattattattatcattaattttcaggtggagtcttgttctgtcacccaggctggagtgcagtggcacgatcttggctcaccgcaactctgccttctgggttcaagcgattctcctgcctcagcctcctgagtaggtgggattacaggctcccaccaccacgtccagctaatttttgtattttaagtagacacagggttttaccatgttgcccaggctggtcttgaacgcctgacctcaagtgatccacccgccttggcctcccaaattgctgagattacaggcacgagctaccgcgcccggcctaaatgaCCGGCAAAATTTGAGCAAATGTTTAACCCTTTTAGCTTCAGGGaaatgctaaaaaaataaaaattacaataagatACTATTATATAGATATCAACTTAGCTAAAGGGAAAAACGCAGAAACACCA contains:
- the LOC129138046 gene encoding putative methyl-CpG-binding domain protein 3-like 3 — its product is MMPWALQKKREIHMAKAHRRRAARSALPMRLTSCIFQRSVTRIRSHPDNQVRRRKGDEHLEKPQQLCAYRRLQALQPCSSQGEGSSPLHLESVLSILAAGTASESLDRAGAERVHSPLEPTPGQFPAVAGGPTPGMGCQLPPPLSGQLVTPADIRRQARRVKKARERLAKALQADRLARRAEMLTCR